The Acropora palmata chromosome 10, jaAcrPala1.3, whole genome shotgun sequence genome contains a region encoding:
- the LOC141893759 gene encoding transmembrane 9 superfamily member 4-like isoform X2 produces MTSIKTQLPFDYYAVPICKPENLQYKPENLGEVLRGDRIVNTLYDIKMAENKGCTILCAAKTLTAEESTKLTKLISDEYHVHMVIDNLPVATTFELEGKKQYDHGFKLGFGFDKDFYLNNHLKMTLKYHSYDKITFRVVGFEAETRSVARDAVGTKEGSNTCSFTSERPAGQVILPGKENSVLLTYEVKWEASEVVWASRWDTYLAMSDVQIHWFAIVNSVVIVLFLSGIVAMIMIRTLRRDIARYNKEEEMEETLEETGWKLVHGDVFRPPQRAWLLTAFVGSGVQIFCMVVITLVFAMLGMLSPASRGSLMTAMIFLYVFMGVFAGYFAARLYKTCKGLNWKKSAFLTATLYPGVISIDCFILNFFIWGQHSSGAVPFTTMLALMCLWLGISTPLVFLGYYFGYRKYPYEHPVRTNQIPRQVPEQPWFISPIPSNLLAGILPFGAVFIELFFILSAIWENQFYYLFGFLFLVFLILASCVSQISIVMIYFQLCAEDYHWWWRSFFMSGSCSIYVFFYAVFYFVTKLEIEDFVPGLLYFGYTCIMVLSFWLLTGTVGFYATYIFIRHIYAAVKID; encoded by the exons ATGACAAGTATAAAAACTCAGTTACCATTTGATTACTATGCTGTTCCAATCTGCAAACCAGAAAATTTACAATACAAACCTGAAAACCTTG GTGAAGTACTCAGAGGAGATAGGATCGTTAATACGCTATATGAT ATCAAAATGGCAGAAAACAAAGGTTGCACAATACTCTGTGCAGCAAAAACACTAACAGCTGAGGAGTCTACAAAACTTACCAAGTTAATAAGTGATGAATATCATGTTCATAT ggtTATTGACAATTTACCAGTGGCAACAACATTTGAGCTGGAAGGAAAG aAACAATATGACCATGGATTCAAacttggttttggttttgataaG GATTTCTATCTGAATAATCATTTGAAGATGACCCTCAAATATCACTCTTATGACAA AATCACCTTCCGTGTTGTTGGATTTGAAGCTGAAACAAGAAG TGTAGCAAGGGATGCTGTTGGAACTAAGGAAGGAAGCAACACATGTTCTTTCACTTCTGAAAGGCCAGCAGGACAAGTCATTTTACCAGGAA AGGAAAACTCAGTGCTGCTGACTTATGAAGTAAAATGGGAG GCCAGTGAAGTTGTTTGGGCATCTAGATGGGACACATATTTAGCCATGAGTGATGTGCAGATTCATTGGTTTGCCATTGTCAATTCTGTTGTCATAGTTCTTTTTCTCTCTG GTATTGTGGCCATGATAATGATCAGAACTTTGAGACGCGACATTGCACGATacaacaaagaagaagaaatg GAGGAGACATTGGAGGAAACAGGTTGGAAGTTGGTACATGGAGATGTGTTCAGGCCTCCCCAGAGGGCCTGGCTCTTGACTGCATTTGTTGGATCTGGTGTGCAGATTTTTTGCATGGTGGTGATCACATTAG tGTTTGCTATGCTTGGTATGTTATCACCCGCAAGTCGAGGGAGTCTGATGACAGCcatgatttttctttatgTATTCATGGG TGTTTTTGCTGGCTATTTTGCGGCTCGACTTTACAAGACATGTAAAGGTCTGAATTGGAAAAAATCTGCATTCCTT ACAGCAACATTGTATCCTGGAGTGATCTCAATAGACTgcttcattttaaatttcttcatttGGGGACAGCACTCATCTGGAGCG GTCCCTTTCACAACCATGCTTGCTCTTATGTGCTTGTGGCTTGGCATTTCAACTCCACTAGTCTTTCTTGGTTATTATTTTGGATACCGCAAATAT CCCTACGAGCATCCtgtgagaaccaatcaaattccaAGGCAGGTCCCAGAGCAGCCTTGGTTTATAAGCCCAATCCCAAG TAACCTGCTTGCTGGCATCCTTCCTTTTGGTGCAGTGTTCATAGAGCTCTTCTTTATTTTGTCT GCCATCTGGGAAAATCAGTTCTACTACTTGTTTGGCTTCTTGTTTTTGGTGTTCCTGATCTTGGCAAGCTGTGTCTCACAGATTTCCATAGTTATGATATACTTTCAGTTATGTGCTGAG GACTATCACTGGTGGTGGCGATCATTTTTCATGTCTGGTTCCTGTTCCATCTATGTATTTTTCTATGCTGTATTCTACTTTGTTACAAAA cttGAAATTGAAGACTTTGTTCCTGGGCTGCTGTATTTTGGCTATACATGCATCATGGTGTTGTCTTTCTGGTTACTGACTGGCACTGTTGGGTTTTATGCAACTTACATCTTTATCAGACACATTTATGCAGCAGTAAAAATAGATTGA
- the LOC141893759 gene encoding transmembrane 9 superfamily member 4-like isoform X1 → MYASMMADASVARTLKMNSRFWLSLWLILHTHISPAVSFYLPGIAPIDYEKGDRLDVKAVKMTSIKTQLPFDYYAVPICKPENLQYKPENLGEVLRGDRIVNTLYDIKMAENKGCTILCAAKTLTAEESTKLTKLISDEYHVHMVIDNLPVATTFELEGKKQYDHGFKLGFGFDKDFYLNNHLKMTLKYHSYDKITFRVVGFEAETRSVARDAVGTKEGSNTCSFTSERPAGQVILPGKENSVLLTYEVKWEASEVVWASRWDTYLAMSDVQIHWFAIVNSVVIVLFLSGIVAMIMIRTLRRDIARYNKEEEMEETLEETGWKLVHGDVFRPPQRAWLLTAFVGSGVQIFCMVVITLVFAMLGMLSPASRGSLMTAMIFLYVFMGVFAGYFAARLYKTCKGLNWKKSAFLTATLYPGVISIDCFILNFFIWGQHSSGAVPFTTMLALMCLWLGISTPLVFLGYYFGYRKYPYEHPVRTNQIPRQVPEQPWFISPIPSNLLAGILPFGAVFIELFFILSAIWENQFYYLFGFLFLVFLILASCVSQISIVMIYFQLCAEDYHWWWRSFFMSGSCSIYVFFYAVFYFVTKLEIEDFVPGLLYFGYTCIMVLSFWLLTGTVGFYATYIFIRHIYAAVKID, encoded by the exons GCTGTCAAAATGACAAGTATAAAAACTCAGTTACCATTTGATTACTATGCTGTTCCAATCTGCAAACCAGAAAATTTACAATACAAACCTGAAAACCTTG GTGAAGTACTCAGAGGAGATAGGATCGTTAATACGCTATATGAT ATCAAAATGGCAGAAAACAAAGGTTGCACAATACTCTGTGCAGCAAAAACACTAACAGCTGAGGAGTCTACAAAACTTACCAAGTTAATAAGTGATGAATATCATGTTCATAT ggtTATTGACAATTTACCAGTGGCAACAACATTTGAGCTGGAAGGAAAG aAACAATATGACCATGGATTCAAacttggttttggttttgataaG GATTTCTATCTGAATAATCATTTGAAGATGACCCTCAAATATCACTCTTATGACAA AATCACCTTCCGTGTTGTTGGATTTGAAGCTGAAACAAGAAG TGTAGCAAGGGATGCTGTTGGAACTAAGGAAGGAAGCAACACATGTTCTTTCACTTCTGAAAGGCCAGCAGGACAAGTCATTTTACCAGGAA AGGAAAACTCAGTGCTGCTGACTTATGAAGTAAAATGGGAG GCCAGTGAAGTTGTTTGGGCATCTAGATGGGACACATATTTAGCCATGAGTGATGTGCAGATTCATTGGTTTGCCATTGTCAATTCTGTTGTCATAGTTCTTTTTCTCTCTG GTATTGTGGCCATGATAATGATCAGAACTTTGAGACGCGACATTGCACGATacaacaaagaagaagaaatg GAGGAGACATTGGAGGAAACAGGTTGGAAGTTGGTACATGGAGATGTGTTCAGGCCTCCCCAGAGGGCCTGGCTCTTGACTGCATTTGTTGGATCTGGTGTGCAGATTTTTTGCATGGTGGTGATCACATTAG tGTTTGCTATGCTTGGTATGTTATCACCCGCAAGTCGAGGGAGTCTGATGACAGCcatgatttttctttatgTATTCATGGG TGTTTTTGCTGGCTATTTTGCGGCTCGACTTTACAAGACATGTAAAGGTCTGAATTGGAAAAAATCTGCATTCCTT ACAGCAACATTGTATCCTGGAGTGATCTCAATAGACTgcttcattttaaatttcttcatttGGGGACAGCACTCATCTGGAGCG GTCCCTTTCACAACCATGCTTGCTCTTATGTGCTTGTGGCTTGGCATTTCAACTCCACTAGTCTTTCTTGGTTATTATTTTGGATACCGCAAATAT CCCTACGAGCATCCtgtgagaaccaatcaaattccaAGGCAGGTCCCAGAGCAGCCTTGGTTTATAAGCCCAATCCCAAG TAACCTGCTTGCTGGCATCCTTCCTTTTGGTGCAGTGTTCATAGAGCTCTTCTTTATTTTGTCT GCCATCTGGGAAAATCAGTTCTACTACTTGTTTGGCTTCTTGTTTTTGGTGTTCCTGATCTTGGCAAGCTGTGTCTCACAGATTTCCATAGTTATGATATACTTTCAGTTATGTGCTGAG GACTATCACTGGTGGTGGCGATCATTTTTCATGTCTGGTTCCTGTTCCATCTATGTATTTTTCTATGCTGTATTCTACTTTGTTACAAAA cttGAAATTGAAGACTTTGTTCCTGGGCTGCTGTATTTTGGCTATACATGCATCATGGTGTTGTCTTTCTGGTTACTGACTGGCACTGTTGGGTTTTATGCAACTTACATCTTTATCAGACACATTTATGCAGCAGTAAAAATAGATTGA
- the LOC141893761 gene encoding uncharacterized protein LOC141893761: MGCSASKSSAVVVPMPTELKARLNSPQEDNKTRQSQKEDVRANSKNTSLEKKRSAAEDSLHGSQCSLNSTSDSAKSDRESSATSTRTTDSGLGEFEEDSNIISDRSTWEKQKTVLAEERPPTPELCIEGKKVSRRKILKEKRVSFSEKQEEIRNRINALAPVGGVTERPQSRGGMAFDVMLCPETGNVKRRPQHLRKLEKRKKKGTRRTKEEIDEKLKHAEKRRKEKEQQLREKAQAMVLTREKQNKALQDFAQRQESNAQTRSSLSVDTD; this comes from the exons ATGGGTTGTTCGGCATCCAAATCTTCAGCAGTAGTTGTGCCAATGCCTACAGAACTAAAAGCACGTTTGAATTCCCCTCAAGAAGATAACAAAACTCGACAATCTCAAAAGGAAGATGTGAgggcaaattcaaaaaataCTTCTCTTGAAAAGAAGAGATCAGCTGCAGAGGACAGCTTGCATGGAAGTCAGTGCAGCTTAAATTCCACCTCGGATTCGGCTAAATCGGATCGTGAGAGCTCTGCAACATCCACGCGAACGACAGATAGTGGTCTAGGAGAATTTGAGGAGGATTCAAATATTATATCGGATAGATCAACATGGGAGAAACAGAAAACTGTCCTAGCAGAAGAAAGACCTCCCACTCCAG AGCTCTGCATAGAGGGCAAAAAAGTTTCAAGACGAAAGatcttgaaggaaaaaagagtCTCATTTTCAGAGAAACAGGAAGAAATTCGGAACAGAATAAATGCACTTGCGCCCGTAGGAGGGGTAACAGAGAGACCTCAGAGCAGGGGGGGGATGGCATTTGATGTCATGCTTTGTCCCGAAACTGGGAACGTGAAAAGGCGACCACAACATCTgagaaaactggaaaaacGAAAGAAGAAGGGAAcaagaagaacaaaagaagAGATTGACGAGAAGCTCAAGCATGCAGAAAAGAGGAGAAAG GAAAAAGAGCAACAGTTGAGAGAAAAAGCTCAAGCAATGGTTttaacaagagaaaaacaaaacaaagcattgCAAGACTTTGCACAGCGACAAGAAAGCAATGCACAGACAAGGTCAAGTTTGAGTGTTGACACTGATTGA